In Halomarina salina, one DNA window encodes the following:
- a CDS encoding mannose-1-phosphate guanylyltransferase, whose translation MHVVAVVLAGGRGTRMYPASSEQRPKQFLSFGDGPSLLARTVERASEVADTVYVLTRPDYADDIADHAPDAEVLVEPAGRDTGPALVYAAHEVREREADAGHDDTVLLNLPSDHYVEGDFAGVARRACEVASETDALVTLGVEPDRAATGYGYIKPGEERDGYHDAAGFFEKPDAGAAERYRYNGFLWNAGMFAWTPDAFLDEARRGDLAQLVKGVEAGNAERAFALCEPVSVDYAVLEDARNVAVVPATFDWDDLGAWDALVRVFADAADEGGNVVLGDALTVDTENCVVAAGEGQHVSTVGVSDLTVAAYDGNVLVVPTREAQRVRDVVDRLSGDDA comes from the coding sequence ATGCACGTCGTCGCAGTCGTCCTCGCCGGTGGGAGGGGTACCCGGATGTACCCCGCCAGCTCCGAACAGCGCCCGAAACAGTTCCTCTCGTTCGGCGACGGCCCGTCGCTCCTGGCCCGGACCGTCGAGCGCGCGAGCGAGGTGGCCGACACGGTCTACGTCCTCACGCGCCCCGACTACGCCGACGACATCGCCGACCACGCACCCGACGCCGAGGTGCTGGTCGAACCCGCCGGACGGGATACGGGGCCGGCGCTCGTCTACGCGGCGCACGAAGTCCGCGAACGCGAAGCCGACGCGGGCCACGACGACACCGTCCTCCTCAACCTCCCGAGCGACCACTACGTCGAGGGCGACTTCGCTGGCGTCGCCCGGCGCGCCTGCGAGGTGGCGAGCGAGACGGACGCGCTGGTCACCCTCGGCGTCGAACCCGACCGCGCGGCGACCGGCTACGGCTACATCAAGCCCGGCGAGGAGCGCGACGGCTACCACGACGCTGCGGGGTTCTTCGAGAAACCCGACGCGGGCGCGGCCGAACGCTACCGCTACAACGGCTTCCTCTGGAACGCCGGGATGTTCGCGTGGACGCCCGACGCGTTCCTCGACGAAGCCCGGCGCGGCGACCTCGCACAACTCGTCAAGGGCGTCGAGGCGGGCAACGCCGAGCGCGCGTTCGCGCTCTGCGAACCAGTGAGCGTGGACTACGCCGTCCTCGAAGACGCCCGGAACGTCGCCGTCGTCCCGGCCACGTTCGACTGGGACGACCTGGGCGCGTGGGACGCGCTGGTCCGGGTGTTCGCCGACGCGGCCGACGAGGGCGGGAACGTCGTCCTCGGCGACGCGCTCACCGTCGACACCGAGAACTGCGTCGTCGCGGCGGGCGAGGGCCAGCACGTCAGCACCGTCGGCGTCTCGGACCTCACCGTCGCCGCCTACGACGGCAACGTGCTGGTGGTGCCGACCCGCGAGGCACAGCGCGTGCGTGACGTGGTCGACCGACTGAGTGGGGACGACGCGTGA
- a CDS encoding PTS fructose transporter subunit IIB, producing MNFVAVTSCPTGIAHSQMAAENLEQTAERMGHDIRVEIQGAMGTEDELSSEEIASADAVIIAADTSVDRSRFERAGVPVVKGGVKEGVNDAESLVEQAEAAARGEDPESVGSADDAEPSAADSGPGTASPESNGQAGTTGESGTDRPSPDQIGGDPRKGLFARLKRLFS from the coding sequence ATGAACTTCGTCGCAGTCACGTCCTGTCCGACCGGTATCGCACACAGCCAGATGGCCGCGGAGAACCTCGAACAGACCGCCGAGCGCATGGGTCACGACATCCGCGTCGAGATTCAGGGCGCGATGGGGACCGAGGACGAACTCTCCTCGGAGGAGATAGCGTCCGCGGACGCGGTCATCATCGCCGCGGACACGTCGGTCGACCGCAGTCGCTTCGAGCGCGCCGGCGTCCCCGTCGTCAAGGGCGGCGTGAAGGAGGGCGTCAACGACGCCGAGAGCCTCGTCGAGCAGGCCGAGGCGGCCGCCCGAGGCGAGGACCCCGAGTCGGTCGGTTCGGCCGACGACGCGGAACCGTCCGCCGCCGACTCCGGACCCGGAACGGCGTCGCCGGAGTCGAACGGTCAGGCGGGGACGACCGGAGAGTCGGGGACGGACCGTCCGAGCCCCGACCAGATCGGTGGCGACCCGCGGAAGGGGCTGTTCGCCCGCCTGAAGCGCCTGTTCTCCTGA
- the hutH gene encoding histidine ammonia-lyase produces MSDSQKQDDGPTPVELDGETLTPEDVVRVARHDAPVAVTDDARQRVRDARDRVEGIVESGEAVYGINTGFGDLVDTRIPPEQVDELQTNLIRSHAAGAGRELDREEVRALMVTRINALVKGYSGVREVVVDHLVTLLNERVHPVVKSRGSLGASGDLAPLAHMALVLLGEGEADVEPDPGGDSLTERVSGQEALASVDRDPLTLRAKEGLALINGTQLSVGLAALLVVDAERLCEAADAAGALTIEVTMGTTAACDAAIQRVRPHVGQTVSASRVKAHCDGSEIVESHRNCDRVQDAYSLRCLPQVHGAVRDAVQHLREAVEVELNSATDNPLVFPVGEVDRRSSGTDAADVVSGGNFHGEPLALRLDYLVSALTELAAISERRTDRMLNPNVQESHLPPFLTPESGVRSGYMIAQYTAASLVSECRTVGRVSVDNTPVSGNQEDHVSMSATAAHAARRTLRNARQVVAVELLCGAQAAEFVDPDLDHGVGTGAAYRAVREVVPPLDDDRPLAPEMEAVDALVATGALQQALDENVEKTE; encoded by the coding sequence GTGAGTGACTCGCAGAAACAGGACGACGGCCCGACCCCGGTCGAACTCGACGGCGAGACGCTGACGCCCGAGGACGTCGTCCGGGTCGCCCGCCACGACGCGCCGGTGGCGGTGACCGACGACGCCCGCCAGCGAGTCCGCGACGCCCGCGACCGCGTCGAGGGCATCGTCGAGAGCGGCGAGGCGGTGTACGGCATCAACACCGGGTTCGGCGACCTCGTGGACACGCGCATCCCGCCCGAGCAGGTCGACGAGTTGCAGACGAACCTGATTCGCAGTCACGCCGCCGGGGCGGGTCGCGAACTCGACCGCGAGGAGGTCAGGGCGCTGATGGTCACTCGCATCAACGCGCTCGTGAAGGGCTACTCGGGGGTCCGCGAGGTCGTCGTCGACCACCTCGTGACGCTGCTGAACGAGCGCGTCCACCCGGTCGTCAAATCGCGGGGCAGCCTCGGCGCGAGCGGCGACCTCGCGCCGCTGGCGCACATGGCGCTCGTCCTGCTCGGCGAGGGCGAGGCGGACGTCGAACCCGACCCAGGCGGCGACTCGCTCACCGAGCGCGTCTCCGGACAGGAAGCGCTCGCGAGCGTCGACCGCGACCCGCTCACGCTGCGCGCGAAGGAGGGTCTCGCGCTCATCAACGGTACCCAACTGTCGGTCGGTCTCGCCGCACTGCTCGTCGTCGACGCCGAGCGACTCTGCGAGGCCGCCGACGCCGCGGGCGCGCTCACTATCGAGGTGACGATGGGCACGACGGCGGCCTGCGACGCCGCCATCCAACGCGTCCGCCCCCACGTCGGCCAGACCGTCAGCGCGAGTCGGGTCAAGGCCCACTGCGACGGCTCCGAAATCGTCGAGTCACACCGCAACTGCGACCGGGTGCAGGACGCCTACTCGCTGCGCTGTCTCCCGCAGGTCCACGGCGCGGTTCGCGACGCCGTGCAGCACCTCCGCGAAGCCGTCGAAGTCGAACTCAACAGCGCGACCGACAACCCGCTGGTCTTCCCGGTCGGCGAGGTGGACCGGCGGTCCTCCGGCACCGACGCGGCCGACGTGGTGTCGGGCGGGAACTTCCACGGCGAACCGCTCGCGCTCCGTCTCGACTACCTCGTGAGCGCGCTGACCGAACTCGCCGCCATCTCGGAGCGCCGGACCGACCGGATGCTGAACCCCAACGTCCAGGAGTCGCACCTCCCGCCGTTCCTCACGCCCGAGAGCGGCGTCCGGTCGGGGTACATGATCGCCCAGTACACCGCCGCGTCGCTCGTCTCGGAGTGTCGCACCGTCGGGCGAGTGTCAGTCGACAACACGCCAGTCAGCGGCAACCAGGAGGACCACGTCTCGATGTCCGCGACGGCAGCCCACGCCGCCCGCCGGACGCTGAGGAACGCTCGGCAGGTCGTCGCCGTGGAGCTGTTGTGTGGCGCACAGGCCGCCGAGTTCGTCGACCCTGACCTCGACCACGGCGTCGGGACCGGGGCGGCGTATCGGGCCGTTCGTGAAGTGGTGCCGCCGCTGGACGACGACCGACCGCTCGCCCCCGAGATGGAGGCGGTGGACGCGCTCGTCGCGACGGGCGCACTCCAGCAGGCGCTCGACGAGAACGTCGAAAAGACGGAGTAA
- a CDS encoding alpha/beta fold hydrolase, with the protein MPRTDEFVVAGDTELHYSAWGDADAPPVVCVHGLSRVGRDFDPLARRLADDYRVLCPDVPGRGLSEWADDPADYTGTALGQTCVEFCDALDLDELRWVGTSMGGQLGMGLAAGPLADRITHLVMNDVGPAPGEDEDAAEGIERIVDYLSNPPAFDRLTGLEEFYRDNYDTFSEMSDDEWRRFTVSSARRTEDGQFSPAYDPDVVEPLLTEEQDTDPWAVWEAVDVPTLVLKGEHSDILADATFEEMQERRPDVETHVYDCGHAPSLNVPEQNHPIERFLSS; encoded by the coding sequence ATGCCACGAACGGACGAGTTCGTCGTCGCCGGTGACACAGAACTGCACTACTCGGCGTGGGGCGACGCGGACGCCCCGCCGGTCGTCTGCGTCCACGGCCTCTCGCGGGTCGGCCGGGACTTCGACCCGCTGGCGCGTCGGCTCGCGGACGACTACCGCGTCCTCTGTCCGGACGTGCCGGGACGAGGGCTGAGCGAGTGGGCCGACGACCCCGCCGATTACACGGGAACGGCGCTGGGCCAGACCTGCGTCGAGTTCTGCGACGCGCTGGACCTCGACGAACTGCGCTGGGTCGGCACCTCGATGGGCGGCCAGCTCGGGATGGGGTTGGCCGCCGGACCGCTCGCCGACCGCATCACGCACCTCGTGATGAACGACGTCGGCCCCGCGCCGGGCGAGGACGAGGACGCCGCCGAGGGTATCGAGCGCATCGTCGACTACCTCTCGAACCCGCCCGCGTTCGACCGACTGACCGGACTGGAGGAGTTCTACCGCGACAACTACGACACGTTCAGCGAGATGAGCGACGACGAGTGGCGGCGGTTCACCGTCTCCTCCGCGCGCCGGACCGAGGACGGCCAGTTCTCGCCCGCCTACGACCCCGACGTGGTCGAACCGCTGCTCACCGAGGAACAGGACACCGACCCGTGGGCCGTCTGGGAGGCCGTCGACGTCCCGACGCTCGTGCTGAAGGGCGAGCACTCCGACATCCTCGCGGACGCGACGTTCGAGGAGATGCAGGAGCGCCGTCCGGACGTCGAGACGCACGTGTACGACTGCGGTCACGCGCCGTCGCTCAACGTCCCCGAGCAGAACCACCCCATCGAGCGGTTCCTGTCGTCGTAG
- the hutG gene encoding formimidoylglutamase, with protein sequence MTGLTDPPTWSGTAADPNDEQFGDVVTPRVGDLETALASHDVALLGEPFDEAVIGRPGARHGPASLREELASLKTHHFANGPVDALLDLGDVRLDTSDIDDAETTVADVQRQVGDVAARVHDGDAFPVFLGGDNSLTYANVAPLLDGTNAANARSVGVLNLDAHLDVREVHDGPTSGTPYRQLFDDGLASYACLGARHFETSGAYAEFVRDRDGLVVTSEEVGAGLDDALDRALTAMGGVDALYVSVDLDVLDAAHAPGVSAPTPGGLTTRELFALLRRVGADDRLAGFEVVECAPPLDRESLTSRAGARAIAHLLAGRREGTMTDASGVVR encoded by the coding sequence ATGACCGGCCTCACCGACCCGCCGACGTGGTCGGGGACCGCCGCGGACCCGAACGACGAACAGTTCGGCGACGTCGTCACGCCGCGAGTGGGCGATCTGGAGACGGCGCTCGCCAGCCACGACGTCGCACTCCTCGGCGAACCGTTCGACGAGGCGGTCATCGGGCGACCCGGCGCGAGACACGGTCCGGCGTCGCTCCGCGAGGAACTGGCGAGCCTGAAGACCCACCACTTCGCCAACGGGCCGGTCGACGCACTCCTCGACCTCGGCGACGTGCGACTCGACACCAGCGATATCGACGACGCTGAGACCACCGTCGCGGACGTCCAGCGGCAGGTGGGGGACGTGGCGGCCCGCGTCCACGACGGCGACGCCTTCCCCGTCTTCCTCGGGGGCGACAACTCGCTGACCTACGCGAACGTCGCACCGCTGCTCGACGGGACGAACGCGGCGAACGCGAGGAGCGTCGGCGTCCTGAACCTCGACGCGCACCTCGACGTGCGCGAGGTCCACGACGGCCCGACCAGCGGGACGCCGTACCGCCAGTTGTTCGACGACGGCCTCGCTTCCTACGCCTGTCTCGGAGCGCGCCACTTCGAGACCTCCGGCGCGTACGCCGAGTTCGTCCGTGACCGTGACGGCCTCGTCGTGACGAGCGAGGAGGTCGGCGCTGGCCTCGACGACGCCCTCGACCGGGCGCTGACGGCGATGGGAGGCGTCGACGCGCTGTACGTCAGCGTGGACCTCGACGTGCTGGACGCGGCCCACGCACCGGGCGTCAGCGCGCCCACGCCGGGCGGCCTGACGACGCGCGAACTGTTCGCCCTGCTCCGGCGCGTCGGCGCGGACGACCGTCTCGCTGGGTTCGAGGTGGTCGAGTGCGCCCCGCCGCTGGACCGCGAGTCGCTGACCAGTCGGGCCGGGGCGCGGGCCATCGCCCACCTGCTCGCCGGGCGGAGAGAGGGGACGATGACCGACGCCTCGGGGGTGGTTCGATGA
- a CDS encoding replication factor A (Replication protein A protects and stabilize the intermediate ssDNA that is generated by the unwinding action of a DNA helicase at the replication fork. In addition, SSBs prevent the formation of secondary structures by single-stranded template DNA.) yields the protein MADLHQHAEEIHAQFSDTLDVSVEEIEERLETLVDEYKVPADEARRSIVSSYLDEADMDRDELGGGGGGNELVQAADIDQDEQWVDLRVKLVDLWEPRSDAISQVGLLGDESGTIKFVSFQTSDLPKLEEGKSYSLGNVVTDEYEGRYSVKLNRTTSIQELDEEVEVGDDSTEVEGALIDVQRGSGLIKRCPEEDCTRVLQNGRCSEHGEVDGEFDLRIKAVLDDGETVHEVIFDQEATEELTGVELEEAKGMAMDALDTSVVADEMKAEILGLYYRVRGPTFGRYVLADEFERLGPVDAGDALIKARSM from the coding sequence ATGGCTGACTTACACCAGCACGCGGAAGAGATTCACGCCCAGTTCTCCGATACGCTCGACGTGTCGGTCGAAGAAATCGAGGAGCGACTGGAGACGCTCGTCGACGAGTACAAGGTCCCGGCCGACGAGGCTCGACGCTCTATCGTGTCGAGCTACCTCGACGAGGCCGACATGGACCGCGACGAACTCGGCGGCGGCGGTGGCGGCAACGAACTCGTCCAGGCGGCCGATATCGACCAGGACGAGCAGTGGGTCGACCTCCGGGTCAAACTGGTCGACCTCTGGGAGCCACGCAGCGACGCCATCTCGCAGGTCGGGCTGCTCGGCGACGAGTCGGGCACCATCAAGTTCGTCTCGTTCCAGACGAGCGACCTGCCGAAACTGGAGGAGGGCAAATCCTACAGCCTCGGCAACGTCGTCACCGACGAGTACGAGGGGCGCTACTCGGTGAAGCTCAACCGCACGACGAGCATCCAGGAACTCGACGAGGAGGTCGAGGTGGGCGACGACTCGACGGAGGTCGAGGGCGCGCTCATCGACGTCCAGCGCGGGTCGGGGCTCATCAAGCGCTGCCCCGAGGAGGACTGCACCCGCGTCCTCCAGAACGGCCGCTGTAGCGAACACGGCGAGGTCGACGGCGAGTTCGACCTGCGAATCAAGGCGGTCCTCGACGACGGCGAGACGGTCCACGAGGTCATCTTCGACCAGGAGGCGACCGAGGAGCTCACCGGCGTCGAACTGGAGGAGGCGAAGGGGATGGCGATGGACGCCCTCGACACGAGCGTCGTCGCCGACGAGATGAAAGCCGAGATTCTCGGTCTGTACTACCGCGTGCGCGGCCCGACGTTCGGTCGCTACGTGCTGGCAGACGAGTTCGAGCGCCTCGGGCCGGTCGACGCTGGCGACGCGCTCATCAAAGCGAGGTCGATGTAG
- a CDS encoding DUF7091 family protein — MSNRRRLERILRSKFREAGRQVGAAKHAYDTARQATAADLDVDDDGKVRIVCRRYAEKRAVDLDRGSRPDCFDPDHQDCVGCVEDIREGRIQTWGQGEDGDSG; from the coding sequence ATGAGCAACCGCCGTCGACTGGAACGCATCCTCCGGTCGAAGTTCCGCGAGGCGGGGCGGCAGGTCGGCGCGGCCAAGCACGCCTACGACACCGCCCGCCAGGCGACCGCCGCGGACCTCGACGTGGACGACGACGGCAAGGTCCGCATCGTCTGTCGGCGCTACGCCGAGAAGCGGGCGGTGGACCTGGACCGCGGCTCCCGGCCGGACTGCTTCGACCCGGACCACCAGGACTGCGTGGGCTGCGTCGAGGACATCCGCGAGGGCCGCATCCAGACGTGGGGCCAGGGCGAGGACGGCGATTCGGGCTGA
- the hutI gene encoding imidazolonepropionase encodes MTGDESLVVHDASEVFVGGADAERIDDAAVAIEDGTVVAVGPTEEVTREHPPENADRAVDASEKTVVPGFADSHTHSLFAGDRSDEFAAKLRGKDYQDILAEGGGILRTVRAVREASDDELLDAMLERLDAMCAHGTTTVEVKSGYGLDTETELRMLDVLDRADDAHPVDVVPTFMGAHAVPEDSDAESYTEQVVDEQLPAVAEQGVAEFCDVFCEEGVFSVEQSRRVLEAGVEHGLTPKVHAEEFVRLGGAQLAAEVGATSADHLLHASPEDAQAIAEAGVVPVFLPGTAFGLGAEYADHVPFREAGATVAIASDFNPNCYAPSMGFATTLACVGMRLPPAEALAAATHGGALAMDREDRGTLAAGQRGDLLVLDAPSHVHVPYRFGQNVVETVVTGGSVVAESGVVRRE; translated from the coding sequence ATGACGGGTGACGAGTCCCTCGTCGTCCACGACGCGAGCGAGGTGTTCGTCGGTGGAGCGGACGCCGAGCGCATCGACGATGCAGCGGTCGCCATCGAGGACGGGACGGTCGTCGCCGTCGGCCCGACCGAGGAGGTCACGAGGGAGCACCCACCCGAGAACGCCGACCGCGCCGTCGACGCCTCTGAGAAGACGGTCGTGCCTGGGTTCGCCGACTCGCACACCCACTCGCTGTTCGCCGGCGACCGGTCGGACGAGTTCGCCGCGAAACTGCGCGGGAAGGACTATCAGGACATCCTGGCCGAGGGCGGCGGCATCCTCCGGACCGTCCGTGCCGTCCGGGAGGCGAGCGACGACGAACTGCTCGACGCGATGCTGGAGCGCCTCGACGCGATGTGCGCCCACGGGACGACCACCGTCGAGGTGAAGTCGGGGTACGGCCTCGATACAGAGACCGAACTGCGGATGCTAGACGTCCTCGACCGCGCCGACGACGCGCACCCGGTCGACGTGGTCCCCACGTTCATGGGAGCGCACGCGGTTCCCGAGGACAGCGACGCAGAGTCCTACACCGAGCAGGTCGTCGACGAACAGCTCCCGGCAGTGGCCGAGCAGGGCGTGGCGGAGTTCTGCGACGTGTTCTGCGAGGAGGGGGTGTTCAGCGTCGAGCAGTCCCGACGCGTGCTGGAGGCGGGTGTCGAACACGGCCTCACCCCGAAGGTCCACGCCGAGGAGTTCGTCCGACTCGGCGGCGCGCAACTGGCCGCGGAGGTGGGCGCGACGAGCGCCGACCACCTGCTCCACGCGAGCCCCGAGGACGCCCAGGCCATCGCCGAAGCGGGCGTCGTCCCCGTCTTCCTCCCGGGCACGGCGTTCGGCCTCGGCGCGGAGTACGCCGACCACGTCCCGTTCCGGGAGGCGGGGGCGACCGTCGCCATCGCGAGCGACTTCAACCCGAACTGCTACGCGCCGAGCATGGGGTTCGCGACGACGCTCGCCTGCGTCGGGATGCGGCTGCCGCCCGCCGAGGCGCTCGCCGCGGCCACGCACGGGGGCGCGCTGGCGATGGACCGCGAGGACCGCGGGACGCTCGCGGCGGGCCAGCGAGGCGACCTGCTCGTCCTCGACGCGCCGTCGCACGTCCACGTCCCGTACCGATTCGGTCAGAACGTCGTGGAGACGGTCGTGACGGGCGGTTCGGTGGTCGCGGAGTCCGGGGTGGTTCGGCGTGAGTGA
- the ptsP gene encoding phosphoenolpyruvate--protein phosphotransferase, with protein MTRTLDGVGATPRSGVGTVVWYRPEADLELGDPDSESVDAETERERFEEAREEARDALQRERERTAERVGEEEAAVFDAHVQFLDDPQVTDGVEQRIGDGLPAEHAVERTFAGHIEQFEGMDGRMAERADDLRDVRDRLLRLLTDTEATDLTALPEGSVVFAERLTPSDTAQLDPERVAGFATVTGGRTSHAAIFARSLALPAVVGVGDDLQSVEEGETVVVDGDAGEVVVDPDEERRAAAESEDAAEVRPDPVSTADGTDIEVAANVGRPVELEGASAQGADGIGLFRTEFLFLDRESPPDEDEQHEAYVEALDAFPEGRVVVRTLDVGGDKPVPYLDLPEEENPFLGERGIRRSLGPDADLFETQLRALLRAGADGAGDLAVMLPMVTRVEEFEAAREQVEAVAADLEEEGIEYEHPELGVMIETPAAVWLAPELAERAAFLSIGTNDLTQYVEAAARGNEAVADLHDPRHPAVLRAIRQTVEAAEGTDAWVGMCGEMAGDPDLTELLVGLGLDELSMSAVTVPAVKARIEATRTDAARDLAERACAASTTDEVVALLESATETSETTPTETPQS; from the coding sequence ATGACCCGAACGCTCGACGGCGTCGGTGCGACCCCTCGGTCGGGCGTCGGCACCGTCGTCTGGTACCGCCCGGAGGCCGACCTCGAACTGGGCGACCCGGACTCGGAATCGGTCGACGCCGAGACCGAGCGCGAGCGGTTCGAGGAGGCACGCGAGGAGGCACGCGACGCCCTCCAGCGGGAGCGCGAGCGCACCGCAGAACGCGTCGGCGAGGAGGAGGCGGCCGTCTTCGACGCGCACGTCCAGTTCCTCGACGACCCGCAGGTGACCGACGGCGTCGAGCAGCGCATCGGCGACGGACTGCCCGCCGAACACGCCGTCGAGCGGACGTTCGCCGGGCACATCGAACAGTTCGAGGGGATGGACGGTCGGATGGCCGAACGCGCCGACGACCTCCGGGACGTGCGTGACCGGCTCCTCCGTCTCCTCACGGACACTGAAGCCACCGACCTCACCGCGCTCCCCGAGGGGTCGGTCGTGTTCGCCGAACGACTTACGCCGAGCGACACGGCTCAACTGGACCCCGAGCGCGTGGCCGGGTTCGCCACCGTCACCGGCGGGCGGACCTCCCACGCGGCCATCTTCGCCCGGTCGCTCGCGCTCCCGGCCGTCGTCGGCGTGGGCGACGACCTGCAGTCGGTCGAGGAGGGCGAGACGGTCGTCGTCGACGGCGACGCTGGCGAAGTCGTCGTCGACCCGGACGAGGAACGCCGCGCGGCCGCCGAGAGCGAGGACGCCGCCGAGGTCCGCCCCGACCCCGTCAGCACCGCCGACGGCACGGACATCGAGGTGGCGGCGAACGTCGGCCGCCCCGTGGAACTAGAGGGGGCGAGCGCGCAGGGTGCGGACGGCATCGGCCTGTTCCGCACCGAGTTCCTCTTCCTCGACCGCGAGTCGCCGCCCGACGAGGACGAACAGCACGAGGCCTACGTCGAGGCGCTCGACGCGTTCCCCGAGGGACGGGTCGTCGTCCGAACGCTCGACGTGGGCGGCGACAAGCCCGTCCCGTACCTCGACTTACCTGAAGAAGAGAACCCGTTCCTCGGCGAGCGCGGCATCCGACGCTCGCTCGGCCCGGACGCGGACCTCTTCGAGACGCAACTGCGCGCACTGCTGCGCGCCGGAGCCGACGGCGCGGGTGACCTCGCCGTCATGCTCCCGATGGTCACCCGCGTCGAGGAGTTCGAGGCCGCACGCGAACAGGTCGAGGCCGTCGCCGCGGACCTCGAAGAGGAGGGCATCGAGTACGAGCACCCGGAACTCGGCGTGATGATAGAGACGCCCGCGGCGGTCTGGCTCGCGCCGGAACTCGCCGAACGGGCGGCGTTCCTCTCCATCGGGACGAACGACCTGACGCAGTACGTCGAGGCGGCCGCCCGCGGCAACGAGGCCGTCGCCGACCTGCACGACCCGCGCCACCCGGCCGTGTTGCGCGCGATTCGGCAGACCGTCGAGGCCGCCGAGGGGACGGACGCGTGGGTCGGCATGTGCGGCGAGATGGCGGGCGACCCCGACCTGACCGAACTGCTCGTCGGCCTCGGTCTCGACGAGTTGAGCATGAGCGCCGTCACCGTCCCCGCGGTGAAGGCCCGCATCGAGGCGACGCGGACCGACGCGGCCCGCGACCTCGCGGAGCGGGCGTGCGCCGCGAGCACGACCGACGAGGTCGTCGCCCTCCTCGAATCCGCTACCGAGACCTCAGAGACCACACCTACGGAGACACCTCAATCATGA
- a CDS encoding RPA family protein encodes MSGAPTREVARRVFATEFNDAQYTFKESDEERAPVYALLPSGERANRVFVVGTLTETEDVGSDSEYWQGRVVDPSGTFFMYAGQYQPEAANFLREAEPPVYVAVAGKPRTFETDDGDVNVSLRPESVTAVDADTRDRWVVETATRTLERIQAVESDEATENEYVTMAREQYGDEEGTLDLDQYRRAALGALEELDEEEAEAQASAQ; translated from the coding sequence ATGTCCGGAGCACCCACCCGCGAAGTCGCCCGACGGGTCTTCGCAACCGAGTTCAACGACGCCCAGTACACGTTCAAGGAGTCCGACGAGGAGCGCGCACCGGTCTACGCGCTGCTCCCCTCGGGCGAACGCGCCAACCGCGTGTTCGTCGTCGGGACGCTGACGGAGACCGAGGACGTCGGCTCCGACTCCGAGTACTGGCAGGGTCGCGTCGTCGACCCCTCGGGGACGTTCTTCATGTACGCCGGCCAGTACCAGCCGGAGGCCGCGAACTTCCTGCGCGAGGCCGAACCGCCGGTCTACGTCGCCGTCGCGGGCAAACCCCGCACCTTCGAGACCGACGACGGGGACGTCAACGTCTCGCTCCGTCCGGAGTCCGTCACCGCGGTGGACGCCGACACGCGCGACCGCTGGGTCGTCGAGACGGCGACGCGGACGCTCGAACGGATTCAGGCAGTGGAGTCCGACGAGGCCACGGAGAACGAGTACGTGACGATGGCCCGCGAGCAGTACGGCGACGAGGAAGGGACGCTGGACCTCGACCAGTACCGCCGCGCCGCACTCGGCGCGCTGGAGGAACTGGACGAGGAGGAGGCGGAAGCGCAGGCATCCGCGCAGTAA